Proteins encoded by one window of Terriglobales bacterium:
- a CDS encoding IS3 family transposase (programmed frameshift) has protein sequence MKKRHSEEQIIRILREAEAQEVPIREVCRQHNISEQTFYRWRDKYGGMEVADARRLKDLETENAKLKRLVAEQMLVIDGLKEFSPKKMTTPSGRRLVLEHLTRRGISQRKACRYLGLSRRVTSYMLKQPDKDRAMGEQLLAASQAVPRFGYRRMAAWLSLGESRVRRMWRQMGLNIPRRRPRRRRSGSDIRLPGAVRPNAVWCYDFVHDQLVDGRSLKLLCVLDEYTRECLAIEVGASLRSQDVILTLSRLMRLYGKPAYVRSDNGAEFTAAKVMRWLRDQAIGPAFIAPGSPWQNGFVESFNGKLRDELLNREWFRTRAEAKVLIERWRRFYNEQRPHSAHRYQPPAEVRRNWIETATIEPRLTA, from the exons GGAAGCCGAGGCGCAAGAAGTACCGATCCGAGAGGTTTGCCGGCAGCACAACATCTCTGAGCAGACGTTCTACCGTTGGCGGGACAAGTACGGCGGCATGGAGGTGGCCGATGCCCGGCGCTTGAAGGATCTGGAAACGGAGAACGCCAAGCTCAAGCGCTTGGTGGCCGAGCAGATGCTGGTGATCGACGGGCTGAAGGAGTTCAGTC CGAAAAAAATGACGACCCCGTCGGGGCGACGCTTGGTGCTGGAGCACCTGACTCGCCGGGGCATCTCGCAACGCAAGGCTTGCCGTTACTTGGGGCTGAGCCGCCGGGTGACGAGCTACATGCTGAAACAGCCGGACAAGGATCGGGCGATGGGTGAACAACTGCTGGCGGCCTCGCAGGCGGTGCCGCGATTCGGGTATCGACGCATGGCGGCATGGCTGAGTCTTGGTGAATCGCGGGTGCGGCGCATGTGGCGCCAGATGGGCTTGAACATCCCGCGGCGCAGGCCACGGCGGCGGCGTTCCGGCAGCGACATCCGCCTCCCCGGAGCGGTGCGTCCGAACGCGGTGTGGTGCTACGACTTCGTCCACGACCAGCTGGTCGATGGCCGCTCGTTGAAGCTGCTGTGCGTGCTGGACGAGTACACCCGCGAATGCCTGGCGATCGAGGTCGGCGCCAGTCTGCGTTCACAGGACGTGATCCTGACCTTGTCGCGACTGATGCGGCTGTATGGCAAGCCGGCCTACGTTCGATCTGACAACGGCGCCGAATTTACTGCAGCCAAGGTGATGCGTTGGCTGCGCGACCAAGCCATCGGGCCAGCGTTCATTGCGCCTGGCAGCCCTTGGCAGAACGGCTTCGTCGAGAGCTTCAACGGCAAGCTTCGCGACGAACTGCTCAACCGCGAGTGGTTCCGCACGCGAGCCGAAGCCAAGGTACTGATCGAGCGCTGGCGGCGGTTCTACAACGAGCAGCGACCGCACAGCGCACACCGCTACCAGCCACCGGCAGAGGTCCGCCGGAACTGGATCGAAACCGCTACCATCGAACCGAGACTC